In Excalfactoria chinensis isolate bCotChi1 chromosome 5, bCotChi1.hap2, whole genome shotgun sequence, a single genomic region encodes these proteins:
- the CCDC198 gene encoding factor associated with metabolism and energy: MGLSSSKTHPRVTQVVPMRSNEEVLGEPRLHPTATTEHGHPITHGQLPPLRQTGYGRASTGPLDFNTVPENGASSIIKLYPPRRPQRLEPAGTPRGVTAVKPWSQKGVDGASKAKTLEKKGQSLRAPPGRRQHLHKMQMLDLMRRRREAELKRDLHREAKVSKHTMEELGSEMVLDTLHRGDNARSQELIPAEHNQHFNGHPGNRGDGFAGQHTRSSKVGLWFCKEPRSGDLLWDSSSTDSEDWEREEKQLYRRPPLVRTRTERVSLFDNFFDKEF; this comes from the exons ATGGGCCTCAGCTCTTCCAAGACGCACCCCAGGGTGACCCAAGTGGTACCGATGCGCAGCAATGAGGAGGTGCTGGGGGAGCCCAGACTGCACCCAACGGCCACAACGGAGCATGGACATCCCATAACCCATGGGCAGCTCCCACCCCTCCGCCAGACCGGGTATGGGAGAGCCTCCACAG GGCCCCTTGACTTCAACACTGTGCCGGAGAACGGAGCCAGTAGCATCATCAAGTTGTACCCGCCTCGGCGACCACAG AGGCTTGAACCTGCCGGCACCCCAAGGGGGGTCACTGCTGTAAAGCCCTGGAGCCAGAAAGGGGTGGACGGAGCCTCTAAAGCCAAG ACTCTGGAGAAGAAGGGGCAGAGCCTGAGAGCCCCCCCTGGCAGACGGCAGCACTTGCACAAGATGCAGATGCTGGACTTGATGCGCCGGCGCCGAGAG GCGGAGCTGAAGCGGGATCTCCACAGGGAGGCAAAAGTCAGTAAGCACACAATGGAGGAGTTGGGCTCAGAGATGGTCCTCGACACTCTTCATAGAGGTGACAATGCCAGAAGTCAAGAGCTCATCCCTGCTGAGCACAATCAGCATTTCAATGGACACCCTG GAAACAGAGGGGATGGATTTGCAGGGCAGCACACCAGAAGCAGCAAGGTTGGGCTGTGGTTCTGCAAGGAGCCACGCAGCGGGGACCTGCTTTGGGACTCTTCAAGCACTGACTCCGAGGActgggagagggaagagaagcagctttACCGCAGACCTCCACTGGTGAGAACCAGGACAGAGAGAGTCTCACTCTTTGATAACTTCTTTGATAAAGAGTTTTAG